From the Drosophila gunungcola strain Sukarami unplaced genomic scaffold, Dgunungcola_SK_2 000114F, whole genome shotgun sequence genome, one window contains:
- the LOC128265344 gene encoding cell division cycle 7-related protein kinase — protein sequence MAERVLCQEMATPGGNHYRRPKSGTGSPNMVYANGGGSWRAAPRQQQRQQQQLQHHHHHHQKPTPHQSYNSPGAGGKGGLVRQEEQPLPDPTGAELLGLPATPRTIKQARNKSEEAINDLLVRIPYIGQLFDVHSRIGNGTFSTVLLGTLRRESHLPDSLRRKFAIKHHIPTSHPDRIMKELQCMTKMGGTENVVGIHCCLRCDASAAFVMPYMAHDRFHDFYTRMDVSEIRLYMRNLLVALRHVHKFDVIHRDVKPSNFLYNRRRREFLLVDFGLAQHVNPPVMGSSGTVASSAAYNNNNNSKRPRERETTEALQQSAPADAGLGGAVKRMRLHEESSKMPLKPVNDIAQSELQQPAVDGSNLGQQQPVQQQQQHQQAQAQMDQAASTASGSKYNTNRNASGAAANSAKCFCFANPSVCLNCLMKKEVHASRAGTPGYRPPEVLLKYPDQTTAVDVWAAGVIFLSIMSSVYPFFKAPNDFIALAEIVTIFGDQAIRKTALALERMITLSQRSRPLNLRKLCLRFRHRSVFADAKLLKSHESVDGKCEVCRNCDQYFFNCLCEDSEYLTEPLDAYECFPASAYDLLHRLLEINPHKRITADEALQHPFFTAAEEAEQAATDQDQVANGTPRKVRRQRYHNHKTVPATPEQLKQQVALDLQQSAINKL from the exons ATGGCCGAACGCGTCTTGTGCCAGGAGATGGCGACGCCAGGCGGCAATCACTATCGTCGCCCCAAATCGGGAACGGGGAGTCCCAATATGGTATACGCCAACGGGGGAGGATCCTGGCGAGCAGCTCCAAGGCAACAgcaaaggcagcagcagcagctgcagcatcatcatcatcaccaccaGAAACCAACCCCTCATCAATCTTACAACAGTCCAGGAGCTGGGGGAAAAGGCGGCCTGGTCAGGCAGGAAGAGCAGCCGTTGCCGGATCCCACAGGAGCTGAACTATTGGGTTTGCCGGCCACCCCGCGAACCATTAAACAGGCGCGCAACAAAAGCGAAG AAGCCATCAATGATCTCCTTGTGCGAATACCGTACATTGGCCAGCTGTTCGATGTGCACAGCCGGATTGGTAATGGAACCTTTAGCACGGTTCTACTGGGCACACTGCGGCGGGAATCGCATctgccggacagtctgcgtCGCAAGTTTGCCATCAAACATCATATACCCACCAGTCATCCGGATAGGATAATGAAGGAGCTGCAGTGCATGACCAAAATGGG GGGGACGGAGAATGTGGTGGGCATCCACTGCTGCCTGCGATGCGACGCCTCCGCCGCTTTTGTGATGCCCTACATGGCTCATGACCGATTCCATGACTTTTACACGCGGATGGACGTGTCTGAGATTCGATTATATATGCGCAATCTACTGGTGGCCCTGCGACATGTCCATAAGTTCGATGTCATCCATCGCGACGTGAAGCCTAGTAACTTTCTCTATAATCGTCGCCGTCGTGAGTTTCTCCTAGTGGACTTTGGCCTGGCCCAACATGTAAATCCTCCGGTTATGGGTTCTTCTGGGACCGTCGCCTCCTCCGCTgcctacaacaacaacaacaacagcaagcgACCACGTGAGCGGGAAACAACGGAGGCACTGCAGCAAAGTGCACCAGCGGATGCAGGTTTGGGTGGCGCTGTAAAGCGTATGCGTTTGCACGAGGAATCCTCCAAGATGCCCCTGAAACCGGTAAACGATATTGCCCAAAGCGAATTGCAGCAGCCAGCAGTAGATGGCTCCAATCTTGGCCAGCAACAGCctgtgcagcagcagcagcagcatcagcaggcACAAGCGCAGATGGATCAAGCAGCATCCACCGCATCCGGGAGCAAGTACAATACGAATCGAAATGCCTCGGGAGCGGCGGCCAACAGTGCCAAATGCTTCTGCTTCGCCAATCCCTCGGTTTGCCTCAACTGTCTGATGAAGAAAGAGGTGCACGCCTCCAGGGCAGGAACACCTGGCTATCGACCGCCTGAGGTATTGCTCAAATATCCAGATCAGACCACCGCCGTGGATGTTTGGGCGGCTGGTGTGATTTTCCTCTCGATCATGTCGTCCGTGTATCCGTTTTTTAAGGCCCCCAATGATTTCATTGCCCTGGCCGAGATTGTCACCATATTCGGGGATCAGGCCATAAGGAAAACGGCTTTGGCCTTGGAGCGCATGATTACATTGAGTCAGAGGTCCAGGCCACTTAATCTTCGCAAGTTGTGCCTGCGCTTTCGCCATCGATCCGTTTTCGCTGATGCCAAGCTCCTGAAGAGCCACGAATCTGTGGATGGAAAGTGCGAGGTGTGCAGGAACTGTGATCAGTACTTCTTTAACTGCCTCTGCGAGGATAGCGAGTACTTGACGGAGCCCCTGGATGCCTACGAATGTTTTCCGGCCAGCGCCTATGATTTGCTGCATCGCCTGCTAGAGATTAATCCACACAAGCGCATCACCGCTGATGAGGCACTGCAGCATCCGTTTTTCACGGCCGCCGAAGAGGCAGAACAGGCGGCGACGGATCAGGATCAGGTGGCAAATGGAACACCACGCAAGGTGCGACGGCAAAGGTATCACAATCACAAGACGGTGCCCGCCACTCCAGAGCAGCTGAAGCAACAGGTGGCCCTCGACCTGCAGCAATCGGCCATCAACAAACTGTGA